CATCCGTCCAGGGAAGGTGGTTAGTGCTTCTTAAGGTatagaaaaaaaaacagttttgcttcccttttcgttccgtccagatcatttccccccccccccttgatgtggTATTTCCTCGATTCACTTATCACTCAGAAGCTGGAATTCCGGGCAGTATCTTCTCCTCCgtcttttgaagcatgtccatgaatttaaatccaattatttcTCTTAAATCCTGGAACTCGCATCTGGAACGAGCACCCATGAGGGCCcgaactcctggaggccaccctgttcgAGTGTAAGAAgtccactctcagtgaagctctccCCACActcaatgcatttaaatggtttctcccctgtgtgagtcctttgatgaattctaagctctccactctgactgaagctctttccacactctatacagTTAAATGGTTTTCCTTGTGTGAGTCTGTTTgtattcttagtgttccactacaagtgaagctctttccacactccatacattcaaatggttttttcCGTGTGggtttgattatgtaaattaaggctgtcacttctactgaagctttttccacactccatgcatttaaatggtttctcccccgtgtgagtttgatgatgaattctaaggtgtccactctgactgaagctctttccacactcaatacatttaaatggtttctctcctgtgtgagtccgtttatGAATTCTAAGAtatccactgtcagtgaagctctttccacactccagacattcaaatggtttctcccctgtgtgaatccgttgatgaattctaaggtgtccattgcgactgaagctctttccacacaccatgcatttaaatggtttctcccccgtatgagtCCGTTTATGAGTTCTAAGTACTTGATTAgaagtgaagccctttccacactccatgcatgcaaatggtttctcccctgtgtgagtccgttgatgaattctaagatttctactctgactgaagctctttccacacactatacattcaaagTGTTTTTCCCCTTtgtgagtttgattatgtaaattaaggctgtcacatctactgaagctctttccacattccttacatttaaatggtttctcccctgtgtgagtttgatgatgaattgtaaggtgtccactctgatggaagctcttcccgcactccttacatttaaatggtttctcccctgtgtgagtccgttgatgaactctaaggtgtccattgcgactgaagctctttccacacaccaggcatttaaatggtttctcccctgtgtgagtttgatggtGGTTAGTCAATGCTGTACCATCAATatagctcttcccgcactccatacatttaaatggtttctcccctgtgtgaatccgttgatgaattctaaggtgtccattgcgactgaagctctttccacacaccaggcatttaaatggtttctcccccgtatgagtCCGTTGATGAGTTCTAAGTACTTGATTAgaagtgaagccctttccacactccatgcatacaaatggtttctcccccatgtgagtctgttgatgaattctaaggtgtccactctgactgaagctctttccacactccagacatttaaatggtttctctcctgtgtgagtccgtttatGAATTCTAAGAtatccactgtcagtgaagctctttccacactccagacattcaaatggtttctcccccatgtgtgtccgttgatgaattctaagctttCCACTgttattgaagctctttccacactccatacatttaaatggtttctcccctgtgtgagtccgttgatgaattctaagataTCCACtcgcactgaagctctttccacactccatacatttaaatggtttctcccctgtgtgagtccgttgatgaattctaaggtgtccactctcactgaagctctttccgcactccatacatttaaatggtttttcccctgtgtgaatccgttgatgaattctaaggtgtccattgcgactgaagctctttccacacaccatgcatttaaatggtttctctcccgtatGAGTCCGTTGATGAGTTCTAAGTACTTGATTAgaagtgaagccctttccacactccatgcatacaaatggtttctcccctgtgtgagtccgttgatgaattctaagatttctactctgactgaagctctttccacacactatacattcaaagTGTTTTTCCCCTTtgtgagtttgattatgtaaattaaggctgtcacatctactgaagctctttccacattccttacatttaaatggtttctcccctgtgtgagtttgatgatgaattgtaaggtgtccactctgatggaagctcttcccgcactccttacatttaaatggtttctcccctgtgtgagtccgttgatgaattctaaggtgtccattgcgactgaagctctttccacacaccaggcatttaaatggtttctcccctgtgtgagtttgatggtGGTTAGTCAATGCTGTACCATCAATatagctcttcccgcactccatacatttaaatggtttctcccctgtgtgaatccgttgatgaattctaaggtgtccattgcgactgaagctctttccacacaccaggcatttaaatggtttctccctcgTATGAGTCCGTTGATGAGTTCTAAGTACTTGATTAgaagtgaagccctttccacactccatgcatacaaatggtttctcccctgtgtgagtccgttgatgaattctaagttttccactctgactgaagctctttccacactccatgcatttaaatggtttctcccctgtgtgagtttgatggtGGTTAGTCAATGCTGTACCAtcaataaagctctttccacactccatgcatttaaatggtttctccccagtgtgagtctgttgatgttttctaagtgttccactgtcactgaagatcttctcacactccattctttcaaactgcttctcctctctcttttcacactccatgtatttaaatgctTTCTTTGTTATTCCCATTGAACGTGGCCCCCCAGAATTCTGCCTGTCTTCTCCATTGCCTGCTTTGGGGGGCGAAGAGGGGAGGAActcctatttgttttctaggaagagaagaaaggaatattACAGACATCAATCAGCACGTGctcttattttaaaatctctcttGTCCTCCATGTTCCCAGTTTTTAgcaaatacaaatgaaataatgtcaaataaaggtaatgcagttcagaagcattatcttagaatacggttgaaatgtggggtttactttttataaaaagtggtTTTTATAAAAGACCTCGAGATCTTTATTAATCACCTGGACAGTCCCTTTTGCCTCAGGAGGTGCATATTGACCATTTTTGGAGACCCATATATAAGTATTGTGGTCGGCTGAAGGAGTGCTCAGGTAGGAGAATGTTCTTGGGGTTGGACCTGCCGCCTGACACTGGCCTACCTTAGTGGAGATTCCCAGTCCAAGCCTCTCTCACTGTTCTTCCCCCTTTGCTCCTACTGGAAAtcatttacagtggtccctcgactcacgaacttaatccgttccgaatgcacattcgtaggtcgaaaagttcgtaagttgaaaagtggtttcccacgggggaaaaaatattaggaaaaattcgtaagtcgaaaaaattgcatttaaaattcgtaagttgaggaaaccacatttaaaaccgcaaacggtttccgttcggatgtagaaaaattagtaagcgtgcggccatttgtcccgttcgtaagtcgaaaactttggatgttgagtaattcgtaagtcgagggaccaatgtattaaatttgtatatttctCTTTATTTgaagatcacaatataaaaatatgtgTGGCACTGAAAAAGGTAAATATTAAAGGTGAAGAttgtgggaaagaaaagaaagaagattactCAGGAGAAAGGAAGTGAAACCGGTGATGTTTCCGCCTGAGTGTAAAGGAGAAGCCAATATTTAAATCAGTttctaagataagatatctttattgtcattgttcccttgcgggaacaacaaaattacaggGAAATTACATATTCCCTGGCTGTTTTTCTCAGCCACGATTGTGTATTAGAACCTTTGCCACAGATTTCATTTGTTCTTTTTCAGGTAAATCTTTATTTACTATCTTAAATTCATACTTCTTTAAACCTACGGTAATCACAATTGTAACAAACAATTAACTACAGCATATCTTCTTCCCCTAAATTCATAATAAATGTTAATTAacttagtaataaaaataataaaaataaaccatctataaaagaaaagaaaaaggattaagACATAGCCAACTTCCCGACATTTCCCGATGTATTTTACCTTTGCAACATTGAAAGTACTCACACTCTTCTCCTATTCTTAGTCAATTTTTAGTACTTTCTTATGACATGTCATATCCAGTTCCTTTATTTCTAAGAGTTTATCTTGCCATTCCCTTACTGTaggtttattttcttctttccaatttgccgcAATCAGTATCTGGGCTGCCGCTACGGCATATAAGAACATTTCTCTTCTATTGTTTGGAATGTTCTTACCTAATATTCCGAGGAGGAACGCTTCTGGTCTTTTCACCAACGTTaccttaaatatctttttcatttcgtcAGAAACGAGGTTCCAAAATTCCTTAACTTTTCGGCaggcccaccacatgtggtacatgtcTCCCtttacttctccacatttccgacatttatcagattttttaaaaatctgacattTTAGCCACAGATTTCATCCACACACACCTTTAGTGTGGGCAGCAGTGCAGGAAggcagggcggggggagggagggacagcgCTGCAAGTGGTCAGACCCACTGTACCTTCCTAAGCAAGCAACTTTGGGGGTgaacaatttcctttaaaaagctcttcCCCGGGGGCCGGCAGGGGTTTCTGCGCTGCTGAGTGTGGACACCGTGGATTCATAGTGTTAGGGTCTCAAGAACCCTTAAGATCCAGTTCCACCAACTCCCAAGTAACTGAGCCCCTAGGGCAGgcttgtccaaagtccgtttcaggggcctaatccggcccctgtggcagtttatttcctgtggTAAAAGTCTAAATAAAGGTCCACTTTTCAACTTCTACTCTAAAAAAAGGtccacaactttggttggccctttgacAGGCCCTCACGTCCCTtcccttcatcaaatctggccctctttggacaccactgccctaggggaaccttctatgctgaggtgaggcatctctggccctccagaagtgGTTGGACACAAAGTACCATCATCCCAAGGAAAGATGGCATAtggccagggatgaggggagccTTATCTGGTGGGACacactttctccatcttcctcctcccctgaaaacgctgaatatctgtatttcatttcctcctccttcttccctgatctccaagatcttcctgatacagtccaactgcacacattcccaaataATCCTGCACCACTGACTTCCTGAGGCTGCTGCATTGTGTCgaggacactggcaatgggacagcaccttcccctggatgagaggatagagtaggcattggcaacctccggcccacgggctggatgcggcccacggaggccgtttatccggcccacgagccacatTGAAATtgcaataatagtaatagtaatagtaataataataataataataataatgcaggctCTTGAGGGGGGAACACGGgaccccacccatttccatagCAATCTTCCCAATCTCTTAAATCCCACAGATGTGAGATCTGATATAGTGGGAATATATAGCCGGCATTTGAGTGGTAGTGGATAAAGAATGAGTTGGACAATAATATTAAGGATACATAGTGTTGTAAGAAtgtagtagataaatagttagcgGAATATATAACAACGGGAATACATTcatgtttaaaatataatttatgcaTTAGGGATTAACAGGAAGTCAAAACTGTGGTTATATATAATTCTGAAATATGggggaattttcttttcttttctttttttatgtttacTCACTTAGGTTGCggttatatgtattttcttttttgttctcatGCCGAACTATAAAAGATAACAACTTAGGTggagtggtataataataataattattctatTAAAAGGTATAGTCTTATAGGATATGTGATAGAGAACAACATAgtgaaaagcaatacagtggtacctcggtttaagtacacaattggttccagaagtctgtacttaagctgaagcgaactttagaatcctagagttggaagagaccacaagggccatccagtccaaccccttgccaagcaggaaacaccatcaaagcattcctgacagatagctgTCAAATCTCCGCTTAATGACctacaaagaaggagactccaccacactccttggcagcaaattccactgccgaacagctcttactgtcaggaagttcttcctaatgttgaggtggaatcttctttcttgtagtttgaatgcattgctccttgtccgcttctctggagcagcagaaaacaacctttcaccctcctctatatgacatttgaacatggctatcatatcaccccttaaccttctcttctccaggctaaacatacccagctccctaagccgttcctcataaggcatcgtttccaggcctttgaccattttggtttccctcctctggacacgttccagcttgtcagtatccttcttgaactgtggtgcccagaaatggacacagtactccaggtgaggtctgaccagagcagaatacagtggcactattacttcccttgatctaaatgctatactcctatactttcccattgaaagtaatggaaagtggattaatctgttccagacgagtccacggagtacttaaactgaaagtactcaaaaagAAGcatccttaaaccgaggtatgactgtactcagtggtggagcttcatgctacggcaccaggggcggggtCTGGCGCctattctgggggcggggcgggcagccgcccttcacccctgcttgctccgccactgactGTACAATGTTATAACAAATGATTaactgtttaatgtatttttttgttttattgtgattattaGTTTGTTTTGTGATACAAAAAAATTTAGATAATAAAAATTTAtctaaaaaaaagaagatataCTGTGGTGGGAATattggtggaatggagagaaggagttggACACAGGTATCTCTGGATAGGAACCCTTTAGATGCTTCTCCCCAGAAACACAGGCATGTGGGAGAGACTGTAGTTGccaagacagaagcctcaaagggcggaaatcataaagtgggcttcctccctttcctctttccccccatggTTGGACTCCCTATAACAGCCCCCAGTGCCCCATGCAGGAGCTGACCTGGGActtatggcagggcaaggactgagcttcaagggaggagacggtgggtggatcaggcctcctgttcagggatctctctCTGGTCTTCTCCAAGgagattcctgggcaggagggagaagtcaaggcaggcagcccccaagtctctctctctttctccaagatggcttccattcctcccccagggatgcttccctccctccctctgccccccaacttcctctgccctcctccctccacccccagtctcccctttgcccagaggccCCCCTGGCAGGCTCACCCTTCCTGCCAAATCTCTCCCAAGCGCCCCCCCTCTCCATCCGGAGGGGCCTCGCCagatgagcagggaggggggagaggagggagacggggggtctctatccaggcctctctccccccctttaacgcttccatggactccctctctctgATTCTCCACCCAAAGGGGAGCCAGGATCGCGGCACCccagggattcctgccagggggAACCCGGAACTGGCAGAGAGACGCGGAATTGGGCCCTGGGTTCAAGTAtcagccttgggggggggctcccatttCCATTCCCCCTACTTTTctttcaccccccctccccaaatcctgccctcacTTCCCAACAGTCCTGTTTGCAGattaagggggagaaaaagcgcatccttctctccccctccccacaatataAAGATCTATTTTGcacctcttttccctcctcctcctcctctgctgacctgctcctcttccgggaatgtggatggaggcccctccccctcccaccttggctccccctcccccctccaaacctccctgcctctctaggaagcggagctcactgacccttggggggggaatgagtgacgcccccctccctcccaaaagacacaaattctcctccttccaaacaagctctgaATATCCCGTTTCTTCCCTGATCatctcccaggttcgatccccggaggcggcagggaaagagaccccccccacctccccaaaagtCCACCATCTCTTTTCATCCCTtcccaggaggggggggggagggggatccgGTCATTTTCACACCCCGTTCTGCAAAGTAGACCGGAGTTGTTAGGCGCGTTTGAGGCATCCGCACTTATTTTatgtgagctgcttggaggacagATTTGGTTCAAAGGCAAGATTGGAATACAGTGGTTTTCCCTATTCATAACAAAGAGCTATTCCACCCCCCTCGTCTCCTTGGGCTGCCGATCTCCAGATCCAGggctctcctccttcctttcccccttctccccactgcccctttgAAGAGCCATAGCACCACAGAATCTGAGAACTGGAAGGGcctgaagggtcatctagaccaaccccctgcaaggcaggcatctcagctcaagcatccaggacagggggccccccaacctctgctgagtctgttcccctgccaagcagctcttgctgtccgAGAGGGTTTCcaaatgcttagtcagaatctcctttctggcaacttgaagccattggttggagTCAGACCCTACAG
Above is a window of Zootoca vivipara chromosome 2, rZooViv1.1, whole genome shotgun sequence DNA encoding:
- the LOC132591778 gene encoding zinc finger protein 208-like, whose product is MGITKKAFKYMECEKREEKQFERMECEKIFSDSGTLRKHQQTHTGEKPFKCMECGKSFIDGTALTNHHQTHTGEKPFKCMECGKSFSQSGKLRIHQRTHTGEKPFVCMECGKGFTSNQVLRTHQRTHTREKPFKCLVCGKSFSRNGHLRIHQRIHTGEKPFKCMECGKSYIDGTALTNHHQTHTGEKPFKCLVCGKSFSRNGHLRIHQRTHTGEKPFKCKECGKSFHQSGHLTIHHQTHTGEKPFKCKECGKSFSRCDSLNLHNQTHKGEKHFECIVCGKSFSQSRNLRIHQRTHTGEKPFVCMECGKGFTSNQVLRTHQRTHTGEKPFKCMVCGKSFSRNGHLRIHQRIHTGEKPFKCMECGKSFSESGHLRIHQRTHTGEKPFKCMECGKSFSASGYLRIHQRTHTGEKPFKCMECGKSFNNSGKLRIHQRTHMGEKPFECLECGKSFTDSGYLRIHKRTHTGEKPFKCLECGKSFSQSGHLRIHQQTHMGEKPFVCMECGKGFTSNQVLRTHQRTHTGEKPFKCLVCGKSFSRNGHLRIHQRIHTGEKPFKCMECGKSYIDGTALTNHHQTHTGEKPFKCLVCGKSFSRNGHLRVHQRTHTGEKPFKCKECGKSFHQSGHLTIHHQTHTGEKPFKCKECGKSFSRCDSLNLHNQTHKGEKHFECIVCGKSFSQSRNLRIHQRTHTGEKPFACMECGKGFTSNQVLRTHKRTHTGEKPFKCMVCGKSFSRNGHLRIHQRIHTGEKPFECLECGKSFTDSGYLRIHKRTHTGEKPFKCIECGKSFSQSGHLRIHHQTHTGEKPFKCMECGKSFSRSDSLNLHNQTHTEKTIHSHSQKRSRSAEEEEKEKTNRISSPLHPLKKTMEKAARNLGGHFNANNEEAVKKPFKCMECGKSFSASGILRNHQHTHTVEKPFKCLECGKSFNQSGHLRNHQRTHTGEKPFKCIECGKSFTIIGNLRSHQRTHTGEKPFKCIECGKCFTNNGNLKIHQRTHTGEKPFKCMECGKSFTHSGTLRIHQRTHTGEKPFKCIECGKSFTIIGNLRRHQWEHTGDKPFKCIECGKCFTNNGNLRIHQRTHTGEKPFKCIECGKSFTESGDLRIHQRTHTGEKPFKCIECGKSFTIIGNHRRHQRTHTGEKPFKCIECGKSFTIIGNLRRHQRTHTGEKPFKCIECGKCFTYSGALRIHQWTHTGQKPFKCMECGKCFCRGGQLNSHHRTHTGDKPFKCMECGTSFSQSGNLRQHQRTHTGEKPFKCMECGKSFSQSGRLTKHQQIHTGEKPCKS